From the Manihot esculenta cultivar AM560-2 chromosome 3, M.esculenta_v8, whole genome shotgun sequence genome, one window contains:
- the LOC110610826 gene encoding uncharacterized protein LOC110610826 isoform X1, with the protein MSRLSFRPRPLDIHKKLPIVKSVKDFEDDEIPTSTRNSQLLRIAFVEPENEVHHIPTKKLAPEIPTPQFVIVDTYERDYARTFAQPTSYLRARGARAELGDFVEYDLDNEDEDWLQDLNKDRKNLSPERFESFIFKLEVLDHKARERAGVITPTLGSPIPVLLQLDYAIEALQAQAQSTRYAVFQSVFNYWKEKRERWQKPILRRLQPPPPVNDTNPYNVFRPREKAHRLHTRRMQRRENNVQSFEKLRQVRRNLEQAKTILEALIKREEKKREAMESEVSLQRIQMKYKVCLCCIIQMKNKHETELLEDSLALPGFASLSSKFASSEDEFVDSDDLANSRPRAQPAAAQNPPLTDAIRTGPAGSMKQEFRRRHTPYNWLNKMDPLEPVLLFTKPLVPEKLAASGIVPPVDSSKNCSSAAPYRFHGRIGRGGRIVFDRRNPFLQTSIDVGNSFYLPPRPRPSVYN; encoded by the exons ATGAGTAGATTATCATTCAGGCCGCGCCCATTAGACATACACAAGAAGTTACCAATTGTTAAGTCTGTGAAGGATTTTGAAGATGATGAGATTCCCACTTCTACTCGCAATTCTCAGCTCCTCCGCATTGCTTTCGTTGAGCCTGAAAATGAG GTGCACCACATCCCTACCAAGAAACTAGCTCCTGAAATACCCACTCCTCAGTTTGTTATCGTTGATACTTATGAAAGAGACTATGCCCGCACTTTCGCTCAACCCACATCCTATCTACGTGCGAGGGGAG CTAGAGCGGAACTTGGGGACTTTGTTGAATATGATCTAGACAATGAGGACGAGGATTGGCTTCAAGACTTGAACAAAGATAGAAAGAATCTTTCACCTGAAAG GtttgaaagttttattttcaagtTGGAAGTTTTGGATCATAAAGCTCGGGAAAGAGCAGGGGTTATAACTCCCACCCTTGGTTCACCAATCCCTGTTTTGCTACAACTTGATTATGCAATTGAG GCCCTGCAAGCTCAAGCTCAGTCCACCCGATATGCTGTTTTTCAGTCTGTTTTTAATTATTGGAAGGAAAAG CGTGAAAGATGGCAGAAGCCTATTCTGCGGCGCTTGCAG CCTCCTCCACCAGTTAATGACACCAACCCATATAATGTGTTCAGGCCAAGGGAGAAAGCTCACAGACTGCACACGAGAAGG ATGCAGAGGAGGGAAAATAATGTGCAGTCATTTGAAAAGCTTCGCCAG GTGAGGCGAAACCTTGAGCAAGCTAAAACAATACTTGAGGCTTTGATTAAG CGGGAGGAGAAAAAAAGAGAGGCTATGGAGAGTGAAGTGAGCCTCCAAAGGATCCAAATGAAGTACAAGGTATGTTTATGTTGTATTATCCAAATGAAGAACAAG CATGAAACTGAGCTCCTCGAAGACAGCTTGGCTCTTCCTGGATTCGCATCTCTGTCTTCCAAGTTTGCTTCAAGCGAAGATGAATTTGTGGACTCAGATGATCTAGCAAACAGCCGTCCACGTGCTCAACCTGCTGCAGCTCAAAATCCTCCTTTAACTGATGCTATCCGTACAGGGCCTGCAGGAAGCATGAAGCAAGAGTTTAGGCGGCGGCATACACCATATAATTGGCTTAATAAAATG GATCCTCTTGAGCCAGTTCTGTTGTTCACAAAGCCTCTTGTTCCTGAAAAGTTGGCAGCCTCAGGTATAGTACCACCAGTAGATTCATCAAAGAATTGTTCATCTGCTGCTCCTTACAGATTTCATGGAAGGATAGGCCGAGGGGGACGGATTGTATTTGATAGAAGGAACCCATTTTTGCAAACTTCAATAGACGTTGGTAACTCTTTTTATTTGCCACCAAGGCCCCGCCCTTCGgtgtataattaa
- the LOC110610826 gene encoding uncharacterized protein LOC110610826 isoform X2, whose product MSRLSFRPRPLDIHKKLPIVKSVKDFEDDEIPTSTRNSQLLRIAFVEPENEVHHIPTKKLAPEIPTPQFVIVDTYERDYARTFAQPTSYLRARGARAELGDFVEYDLDNEDEDWLQDLNKDRKNLSPERFESFIFKLEVLDHKARERAGVITPTLGSPIPVLLQLDYAIEALQAQAQSTRYAVFQSVFNYWKEKRERWQKPILRRLQPPPPVNDTNPYNVFRPREKAHRLHTRRMQRRENNVQSFEKLRQVRRNLEQAKTILEALIKREEKKREAMESEVSLQRIQMKYKHETELLEDSLALPGFASLSSKFASSEDEFVDSDDLANSRPRAQPAAAQNPPLTDAIRTGPAGSMKQEFRRRHTPYNWLNKMDPLEPVLLFTKPLVPEKLAASGIVPPVDSSKNCSSAAPYRFHGRIGRGGRIVFDRRNPFLQTSIDVGNSFYLPPRPRPSVYN is encoded by the exons ATGAGTAGATTATCATTCAGGCCGCGCCCATTAGACATACACAAGAAGTTACCAATTGTTAAGTCTGTGAAGGATTTTGAAGATGATGAGATTCCCACTTCTACTCGCAATTCTCAGCTCCTCCGCATTGCTTTCGTTGAGCCTGAAAATGAG GTGCACCACATCCCTACCAAGAAACTAGCTCCTGAAATACCCACTCCTCAGTTTGTTATCGTTGATACTTATGAAAGAGACTATGCCCGCACTTTCGCTCAACCCACATCCTATCTACGTGCGAGGGGAG CTAGAGCGGAACTTGGGGACTTTGTTGAATATGATCTAGACAATGAGGACGAGGATTGGCTTCAAGACTTGAACAAAGATAGAAAGAATCTTTCACCTGAAAG GtttgaaagttttattttcaagtTGGAAGTTTTGGATCATAAAGCTCGGGAAAGAGCAGGGGTTATAACTCCCACCCTTGGTTCACCAATCCCTGTTTTGCTACAACTTGATTATGCAATTGAG GCCCTGCAAGCTCAAGCTCAGTCCACCCGATATGCTGTTTTTCAGTCTGTTTTTAATTATTGGAAGGAAAAG CGTGAAAGATGGCAGAAGCCTATTCTGCGGCGCTTGCAG CCTCCTCCACCAGTTAATGACACCAACCCATATAATGTGTTCAGGCCAAGGGAGAAAGCTCACAGACTGCACACGAGAAGG ATGCAGAGGAGGGAAAATAATGTGCAGTCATTTGAAAAGCTTCGCCAG GTGAGGCGAAACCTTGAGCAAGCTAAAACAATACTTGAGGCTTTGATTAAG CGGGAGGAGAAAAAAAGAGAGGCTATGGAGAGTGAAGTGAGCCTCCAAAGGATCCAAATGAAGTACAAG CATGAAACTGAGCTCCTCGAAGACAGCTTGGCTCTTCCTGGATTCGCATCTCTGTCTTCCAAGTTTGCTTCAAGCGAAGATGAATTTGTGGACTCAGATGATCTAGCAAACAGCCGTCCACGTGCTCAACCTGCTGCAGCTCAAAATCCTCCTTTAACTGATGCTATCCGTACAGGGCCTGCAGGAAGCATGAAGCAAGAGTTTAGGCGGCGGCATACACCATATAATTGGCTTAATAAAATG GATCCTCTTGAGCCAGTTCTGTTGTTCACAAAGCCTCTTGTTCCTGAAAAGTTGGCAGCCTCAGGTATAGTACCACCAGTAGATTCATCAAAGAATTGTTCATCTGCTGCTCCTTACAGATTTCATGGAAGGATAGGCCGAGGGGGACGGATTGTATTTGATAGAAGGAACCCATTTTTGCAAACTTCAATAGACGTTGGTAACTCTTTTTATTTGCCACCAAGGCCCCGCCCTTCGgtgtataattaa